One Brevibacillus choshinensis genomic window carries:
- a CDS encoding NEW3 domain-containing protein, whose translation MRKGKLAKLYTLTTAAALVGSLVLPLAPQTAHADRGIVDLWKAIKPLTTIASAMNTGAHPDDEHSATLAYLSLGKGVDTSSIIANRGEGGQNEIGSELGNALGIIRTRELQEASKITNIHLENLSEKINDPIFDFGFSKSPDETLEKWGEDVAYERLIRKIRTLRPDVVIPAFLNEPSTHGHHRAINVITVRAYKDAADPTVFPEQLKEGITPWQVKKLYLPAKENDYTVSVPVGSYDEIYGASYVQLGEESRFMHKSQGMGRHYDEGPSYSYYKLDQSVASGKSKETDFFDGIAYTFTDLAKEVAGQSGGGKIAGDLQKLQKDADEVIAAYPHFGNVAKEVHDMIADVRRATADVQASKLSADTKTDLLHRLDVKAAQLNKASAEALSLVTKVKPETGELVAGQTTKVTVTAYNGGQVKLGNVNLKLNVPKGWKATPEGTTSFNQLGYNQTVKTTYSVTVPADAALFQPYAAPALTADVSYSFSGSTASSHAVPTDAVAVLPAFAMTLSPNATVLNTLKPEDPIPVKVTVKNYNPGAAQANIALEVPKGWTVEPKAAPLDFAAKGETKSVAFTVKAASSVKPDSYKVTAVATGGGKESRDGAQVIRYAHIGTTYFVQPAELSIQAFDLKVPEGLKVGYVSSGFDNIDQYLQQLGVQVTNLTAKEIESGDLSQYDTIVLGIRAYGFRPELIPSNARLMKYVENGGNLVVQYHKPEDKWKPELAPYPIKIGEPLIQWRVTDENSKVTMLAPDHPIFNTPNKITEQDWNNWIQDRSAYNPAQWGDEYTELISNGDAGEKEFTGTFLSAKYGKGTYTYSSLVWYREIPALVPGAIRMFVNMVSLHQ comes from the coding sequence TTGAGAAAGGGGAAACTTGCCAAGCTGTACACTCTCACGACAGCGGCGGCGCTCGTAGGCAGTCTGGTATTGCCGCTTGCGCCCCAGACAGCCCATGCCGACCGGGGGATTGTCGATCTCTGGAAAGCGATCAAACCGCTGACCACGATCGCCAGTGCCATGAACACCGGCGCCCATCCGGATGACGAGCACAGTGCGACGCTCGCCTATTTGTCTCTGGGAAAAGGTGTGGACACGTCCAGTATCATTGCCAATCGGGGCGAAGGTGGCCAAAACGAGATCGGCAGCGAGCTGGGCAACGCGCTCGGCATCATCCGCACGCGCGAACTGCAGGAAGCTTCCAAAATCACGAACATCCATCTGGAGAATCTCAGCGAGAAAATCAACGACCCGATCTTCGACTTCGGTTTTTCCAAAAGTCCGGACGAGACTCTGGAAAAATGGGGAGAAGACGTCGCGTATGAACGGCTGATCCGCAAAATCCGCACGCTGCGGCCAGATGTGGTGATTCCCGCATTTCTGAATGAGCCGTCTACACATGGCCATCATCGGGCTATCAATGTCATCACGGTGCGCGCATACAAAGACGCCGCAGACCCGACAGTCTTCCCCGAACAATTGAAGGAAGGCATCACGCCATGGCAGGTGAAGAAGCTGTATCTGCCGGCAAAAGAAAATGATTATACAGTGAGCGTCCCGGTCGGCTCCTACGATGAAATCTACGGCGCATCGTACGTGCAGCTCGGCGAAGAATCCCGGTTCATGCACAAGAGCCAGGGGATGGGGCGCCATTACGATGAAGGGCCGAGCTACAGTTATTACAAGCTCGACCAGTCTGTCGCATCGGGCAAAAGCAAGGAAACGGACTTTTTCGATGGAATCGCTTATACGTTTACCGATTTGGCCAAAGAAGTAGCGGGTCAATCCGGTGGAGGCAAAATCGCCGGCGATTTGCAAAAGCTGCAAAAAGATGCCGATGAGGTCATCGCTGCCTATCCGCACTTTGGCAATGTGGCCAAAGAAGTGCACGACATGATCGCGGACGTCCGGAGGGCGACAGCGGATGTGCAGGCATCCAAGCTGTCCGCGGACACCAAGACCGATTTGCTTCACCGGCTGGACGTCAAAGCCGCTCAGCTGAACAAAGCCAGTGCCGAAGCGTTGTCGCTCGTGACCAAAGTGAAGCCGGAGACGGGCGAGCTGGTCGCCGGACAAACGACAAAAGTGACGGTGACGGCTTACAACGGCGGTCAGGTCAAGCTGGGCAATGTGAACCTGAAGCTGAATGTGCCAAAGGGCTGGAAGGCAACCCCAGAGGGGACGACCAGCTTTAACCAGCTCGGATACAATCAGACGGTAAAGACGACGTACAGCGTGACGGTACCAGCTGATGCCGCTCTGTTCCAGCCGTATGCGGCACCAGCTTTAACGGCAGATGTGTCCTACAGCTTCTCGGGCTCGACAGCTTCCAGTCACGCCGTGCCGACCGATGCCGTCGCCGTGCTGCCCGCATTTGCGATGACGCTCAGTCCAAATGCGACCGTATTGAATACCTTGAAGCCAGAGGACCCTATCCCTGTCAAGGTAACCGTGAAAAACTACAACCCTGGTGCAGCCCAGGCGAATATTGCCCTCGAAGTGCCAAAGGGATGGACGGTAGAGCCAAAGGCGGCGCCGCTTGATTTCGCTGCAAAAGGGGAAACCAAATCCGTGGCGTTCACTGTAAAGGCTGCATCTTCCGTCAAGCCGGATTCGTACAAGGTAACAGCTGTTGCAACCGGCGGAGGAAAAGAAAGCAGAGATGGGGCGCAGGTCATCCGTTATGCACACATCGGCACGACGTATTTCGTCCAGCCGGCAGAGCTGTCCATTCAGGCGTTTGACCTAAAAGTTCCTGAAGGACTCAAGGTCGGCTATGTATCCAGCGGTTTTGACAACATCGATCAATACTTGCAGCAGCTGGGTGTGCAAGTGACCAATCTGACGGCGAAGGAAATTGAGTCGGGCGATCTGAGCCAATACGACACCATTGTTCTGGGCATCCGCGCATACGGATTCCGTCCAGAGCTGATTCCGAGCAACGCACGATTGATGAAGTATGTAGAGAACGGCGGAAATCTGGTCGTCCAGTACCACAAGCCGGAAGACAAGTGGAAGCCTGAGCTCGCACCGTATCCGATCAAAATCGGGGAACCGCTGATTCAGTGGCGGGTAACCGATGAAAATTCCAAAGTGACGATGCTGGCGCCGGATCATCCGATTTTCAACACGCCAAACAAGATTACGGAGCAAGACTGGAACAACTGGATCCAGGACCGCTCGGCTTACAACCCTGCCCAGTGGGGGGATGAGTACACCGAGCTGATTTCCAATGGCGACGCTGGCGAAAAAGAGTTTACCGGCACGTTCCTTTCTGCCAAGTATGGCAAAGGAACCTACACCTACAGCTCGCTCGTCTGGTACCGCGAAATCCCAGCTTTGGTTCCTGGAGCGATCCGGATGTTTGTCAACATGGTGAGTCTCCACCAGTAA
- a CDS encoding ABC transporter permease produces MKAELQQAPAATRRRSIMASPSFVYVLVSPLFLILLAYVIYPLFETFIASIKIDDVITWKNYTRFFSLEHTANLEALWTSIYISILSVISCGIVGVTMAFLLERYEFPGRKILSVLALVPMALPPLIGVLSFTFLYGESGIFPRAIKELLGLAQVPFSLKGFWGVVVVHTFTMYTYFFMTATAAIKGLDPSLEEAAASLGANRFTIWRRVILPMLTPAMVASSLLVFMVSMASYTAPLIFGIDRTMTMQIYLSRTNGDLDMAATQSTILSIVSVLFLLIMRWYQGVRNYQNLSKGVSVHRTEIKSKAVRYIAMVLSFIGTIILMLPILVLVLISFSVDGTWTVQILPPAYTLDHYLDLFTDSKTWRPIMNSLQLSAIACIGIVLFGVAAAYSMVRLKFRGKTLLDVLIMLPWALPGTVVAVNLIAAFSEPTAFSFGQVLIGTFWIIPLAYFVRHLPLVFRSTSATLMQMDPSVEEAARNLGASWWYSFRRVVFPMALGGILAGTLLAFVQCIGEFVASILIFTPSTTPLSVAVFQRMYNFEFGTACAYGVLQIIVIIVVLFISRKLGGDKAGTAV; encoded by the coding sequence GTGAAAGCAGAATTGCAGCAAGCGCCGGCAGCGACCAGACGCAGATCCATCATGGCTTCACCTTCCTTTGTCTACGTGCTCGTTTCGCCACTCTTTTTGATTTTGCTTGCCTATGTGATCTATCCGCTGTTTGAAACATTCATTGCGAGCATCAAAATCGACGATGTCATCACCTGGAAAAACTACACGCGCTTTTTCAGCCTGGAGCATACAGCCAATCTGGAGGCGCTGTGGACCAGCATTTACATCTCGATCCTGAGCGTGATTTCCTGCGGGATCGTTGGCGTGACCATGGCGTTTCTGCTGGAGCGCTACGAATTCCCGGGCAGAAAAATCCTTTCTGTCCTCGCACTCGTCCCGATGGCGCTGCCTCCGCTCATTGGCGTGCTTTCCTTTACCTTTCTGTACGGGGAGAGCGGAATTTTTCCACGGGCGATCAAGGAACTGCTGGGTCTTGCACAGGTTCCATTTTCGTTAAAGGGCTTTTGGGGTGTCGTAGTCGTACACACGTTTACGATGTACACCTACTTTTTCATGACCGCAACCGCAGCGATTAAAGGGCTCGATCCTTCTTTGGAAGAAGCAGCCGCCAGTCTTGGGGCAAACCGCTTTACCATCTGGAGACGCGTGATTTTGCCGATGCTGACACCGGCGATGGTCGCGTCATCCTTGCTCGTCTTCATGGTGTCGATGGCATCCTACACGGCACCGCTCATCTTCGGAATCGACCGGACGATGACCATGCAGATTTACCTTTCCAGAACCAATGGGGATTTGGACATGGCCGCGACGCAGTCCACAATCCTGTCGATTGTCTCGGTTCTCTTTCTTTTGATCATGCGTTGGTATCAGGGCGTGCGCAACTACCAGAACCTGAGCAAAGGGGTTAGCGTGCACCGTACGGAGATCAAGAGCAAAGCGGTCCGGTACATCGCGATGGTGCTGTCTTTTATCGGCACGATCATTCTGATGCTGCCAATTCTCGTGCTGGTACTGATTTCTTTCTCTGTCGACGGTACCTGGACGGTGCAAATATTGCCTCCTGCGTACACGCTTGATCATTATCTGGACTTGTTTACAGACAGCAAAACCTGGCGTCCGATCATGAACAGCTTGCAGCTATCTGCGATCGCTTGTATCGGTATCGTCCTGTTCGGGGTGGCGGCGGCCTATTCCATGGTCCGGCTCAAATTCCGCGGTAAAACACTGCTGGACGTGCTGATCATGCTGCCTTGGGCCTTGCCGGGAACGGTCGTTGCCGTCAACCTGATTGCCGCTTTCAGCGAACCTACGGCCTTCAGCTTTGGACAGGTACTGATCGGGACTTTCTGGATCATCCCGCTGGCTTATTTTGTCCGGCATCTGCCGCTGGTGTTCCGCTCCACTTCTGCGACCCTGATGCAAATGGACCCATCTGTAGAAGAGGCAGCACGCAATCTGGGCGCTTCCTGGTGGTACAGCTTCCGGAGGGTGGTCTTCCCGATGGCGCTGGGGGGGATTCTCGCAGGGACGCTCCTGGCATTTGTCCAGTGTATCGGTGAATTTGTCGCTTCCATCCTCATCTTTACACCGAGTACGACTCCGCTGTCCGTAGCCGTCTTCCAGCGCATGTACAATTTCGAGTTTGGAACAGCGTGCGCGTACGGTGTGCTTCAGATTATCGTCATCATTGTGGTGCTCTTCATTTCCAGAAAGCTGGGCGGCGACAAGGCAGGTACGGCCGTGTAG
- a CDS encoding ABC transporter ATP-binding protein produces MSSVTLEHVHKRFGTAKGVEDVHIHIESGEFFTFLGPSGCGKTTTLRMIAGFYYPSAGQIRFGNQEVTSVPPHKRNTGMVFQNYALFPHMTVFENIAFGLQVRSVSKAETKERVERMMKLVRLEGYGDRRIDQLSGGQQQRVALARALVIEPQILLLDEPLSNLDAKLREETRFEIKRLQLELGITTIYVTHDQAEAMSMSDRIMVMQSGEVQQIGTPHEIYHRPVNRFVASFIGETNLWDATVVGIEGDEVQVRISSGQVLRGHKQNASPQAKLAAGEKVTLSIRPESVQESPAAEGVNTVTGSVVLAEFTGACVNYVTQVGDEQLRSMSINLGRQVKQRGDTIGLHIPKESIYFAG; encoded by the coding sequence ATGAGCAGCGTAACACTGGAGCACGTTCACAAACGCTTTGGCACAGCAAAAGGAGTGGAAGATGTTCACATCCATATCGAGTCGGGCGAGTTCTTCACCTTCCTCGGCCCCAGCGGCTGCGGGAAAACGACGACTCTGCGGATGATCGCGGGCTTTTATTATCCGTCAGCTGGGCAGATTCGCTTCGGCAATCAGGAGGTTACTTCCGTGCCTCCCCATAAACGAAACACCGGGATGGTTTTTCAAAACTACGCCTTGTTCCCGCACATGACCGTCTTTGAGAATATCGCCTTTGGCCTGCAGGTGCGCAGCGTCTCCAAAGCGGAAACCAAGGAGCGCGTGGAGCGGATGATGAAGCTGGTGCGGCTGGAAGGGTACGGCGATCGCAGGATCGATCAGCTATCCGGCGGGCAGCAGCAGCGGGTTGCATTGGCTAGGGCGCTGGTCATCGAGCCGCAGATTCTGCTGTTGGATGAGCCGCTGTCCAATCTGGATGCAAAGCTTCGGGAAGAGACCCGTTTTGAGATTAAGAGACTTCAGCTGGAGCTGGGGATCACGACCATTTACGTCACGCACGATCAGGCGGAAGCGATGTCCATGTCCGATCGGATCATGGTGATGCAGAGCGGTGAGGTGCAGCAGATCGGCACGCCGCACGAAATCTATCACCGCCCTGTTAACCGCTTTGTCGCCTCTTTCATCGGGGAGACGAATCTCTGGGATGCCACCGTAGTCGGCATCGAAGGGGACGAGGTACAAGTGAGGATCTCATCCGGACAGGTCCTGCGCGGCCACAAGCAGAACGCATCTCCGCAGGCCAAGCTGGCGGCGGGAGAAAAAGTGACGCTCTCCATTCGTCCGGAATCCGTGCAGGAAAGCCCTGCGGCTGAAGGAGTGAACACCGTCACAGGTTCTGTCGTTCTGGCTGAATTCACGGGAGCATGCGTCAATTACGTCACCCAGGTAGGCGATGAGCAGCTGCGCAGCATGTCCATCAATCTGGGAAGACAAGTCAAGCAGCGTGGAGATACGATCGGGCTGCACATACCGAAAGAGAGCATCTATTTTGCTGGATAA
- a CDS encoding extracellular solute-binding protein encodes MRKANSKLKKWMQGMFAGSLALTVAACSGGGQEAKPADNNNAGGQGSAQPSSQPAATPAASGDPQKLIIYTGRDKNIFEVVLPKFKEKYPNIEVETLEMGAQQILERVRAEKANPQADFWWGGTQSALSTAADEGLLEPYKPTFADKVPDLYKDSQDRWYGEMLLPEVIMYNSQALKPEEVPQDWDELIDPKYKDKIVIRNVLPSGTMRTIYSAMIYRQGADTPEKGYDWLMKLDANTKEYTQDPTNLYLKMDRQEGVISLWNLQDILLQSKKNNHPYDFVYPKSGAPILVDGVALVKGAKNLDAAKNFMEFLMSPEIASQLAKERFQFPSRTDISKEDLPDFMKNLELKPLDLDWGVMAAKEKEWMQHWDENIKGKGKK; translated from the coding sequence TTGAGAAAGGCAAACAGCAAGTTGAAAAAATGGATGCAAGGGATGTTCGCCGGCTCCTTGGCACTGACGGTAGCGGCATGCTCCGGCGGAGGCCAGGAAGCAAAGCCCGCAGATAACAATAATGCTGGCGGCCAAGGCTCTGCCCAGCCGTCTTCGCAGCCTGCGGCCACGCCAGCTGCTTCAGGCGACCCGCAAAAGCTGATCATTTACACCGGCCGCGACAAAAACATCTTTGAGGTCGTGCTGCCGAAATTCAAGGAAAAATACCCGAATATCGAAGTGGAAACACTGGAAATGGGCGCCCAGCAAATCCTGGAGCGCGTGCGTGCGGAAAAAGCCAACCCGCAAGCTGATTTCTGGTGGGGCGGTACTCAATCCGCTCTGAGCACCGCTGCTGACGAAGGTCTCCTGGAACCGTACAAGCCGACGTTTGCTGACAAGGTTCCCGATCTGTACAAAGACTCGCAAGATCGCTGGTACGGTGAGATGCTGCTGCCAGAGGTCATCATGTACAACTCGCAAGCCCTGAAACCGGAAGAAGTGCCGCAAGATTGGGACGAATTGATCGATCCGAAGTACAAAGACAAAATCGTCATCCGCAACGTTCTGCCTTCCGGAACGATGCGCACCATTTATTCGGCCATGATTTACCGCCAAGGCGCGGATACTCCTGAAAAAGGCTATGACTGGCTGATGAAGCTGGATGCCAACACAAAGGAATACACGCAAGACCCGACCAACCTCTACCTCAAGATGGACCGTCAGGAAGGCGTGATCTCCCTTTGGAACCTGCAAGACATTCTTTTGCAAAGCAAAAAGAACAACCATCCGTATGACTTCGTCTATCCGAAGAGCGGCGCACCGATCCTCGTAGACGGTGTCGCACTGGTGAAAGGCGCGAAAAACCTCGATGCAGCGAAAAACTTCATGGAATTCTTGATGAGCCCGGAAATCGCCTCCCAATTGGCGAAGGAGCGCTTCCAATTCCCATCTCGCACCGATATCAGCAAGGAAGATCTGCCTGATTTCATGAAAAATCTGGAGCTGAAGCCACTGGATCTCGACTGGGGTGTAATGGCCGCGAAGGAAAAGGAATGGATGCAGCATTGGGATGAAAACATCAAGGGCAAAGGCAAGAAGTAA
- the argH gene encoding argininosuccinate lyase, whose product MDFRERIFQQEGERFPGKTYVEAVLEPAFNEAKNHLLGPMMAINKAHLIMLREQELLTEDEAKAIARSLVGIEMEELRRSAYTGQFEDLFFQVESRLLELAPDVAGNLHLARSRNDMGIAIYRMVLRDKLLVTLGSALYLKEHLLLFAQEHAETVMIGYTHTQQAQPTTMAHYIMAVVDLLSRDIQRLLNAYRTCNRSPMGAAALTTSGFAISRDRMKELLGFDELVENSYDAVCGADYLGEAATAVQLAAINLGRTVQDMLQWCTQEFAVLKVASPYVQISSIMPQKRNPVSFEHMRSLLSSSAGNAAAVLTMMHNTPFGDIVDTEDDMQPYVWKSLSVLEQMYRLMACVIGTMEVNKEGLLERAKGSFATVTELADTIVRTDRLSFRNSHHIVSRVVKEAMAEGLRADQISLDLVNRAAREVIGKDLVMTAEELSLALDPVHFVKIRKLPGGPNAEEIKRMIEVRTTSLQSDAKWLEQEKQGRAQMWKELDQRIADWSVG is encoded by the coding sequence ATGGATTTCAGAGAACGCATTTTTCAGCAGGAGGGAGAACGTTTCCCGGGAAAGACCTATGTGGAGGCAGTCCTCGAGCCTGCTTTTAACGAGGCAAAAAATCATCTCCTAGGGCCGATGATGGCCATCAACAAGGCTCATTTGATCATGCTGCGCGAACAGGAGCTACTCACGGAAGACGAGGCGAAGGCAATCGCTCGCTCCCTCGTAGGCATTGAGATGGAAGAGCTGCGCCGCTCCGCCTATACCGGGCAGTTTGAAGATTTGTTCTTTCAGGTAGAGAGCCGTCTGCTGGAATTGGCCCCAGATGTGGCAGGCAATCTGCACCTCGCACGCAGCCGCAATGACATGGGAATCGCCATTTACCGCATGGTGCTGCGTGACAAGCTGCTGGTGACGCTGGGTTCTGCGCTCTATCTGAAAGAGCATTTGCTCCTTTTTGCACAAGAACACGCGGAGACCGTCATGATTGGTTACACCCATACGCAGCAGGCGCAGCCGACGACGATGGCTCATTACATCATGGCAGTAGTCGATTTGCTCAGCCGTGACATCCAGCGCCTCCTGAATGCCTATCGCACATGCAATCGCAGTCCGATGGGGGCAGCGGCATTGACGACGTCCGGCTTTGCCATCAGCCGCGATAGAATGAAAGAATTGCTAGGGTTTGATGAACTGGTGGAAAATTCCTACGATGCGGTATGCGGGGCGGACTATTTGGGTGAGGCAGCTACAGCGGTGCAGCTCGCAGCCATCAATCTGGGACGGACCGTGCAGGATATGCTCCAGTGGTGCACGCAGGAATTCGCCGTGCTGAAGGTTGCAAGTCCGTATGTCCAAATCAGCTCGATCATGCCGCAAAAGCGCAATCCGGTTTCCTTTGAGCACATGCGCTCCCTATTGTCGAGCAGCGCGGGCAATGCTGCTGCCGTACTGACCATGATGCATAACACGCCATTCGGCGACATCGTGGACACCGAGGATGACATGCAGCCGTACGTGTGGAAGAGCCTGTCCGTGCTCGAGCAGATGTATCGTCTGATGGCCTGCGTCATCGGCACGATGGAGGTAAACAAGGAAGGGCTGCTGGAGCGAGCCAAAGGAAGCTTTGCGACGGTCACAGAGCTTGCGGATACGATTGTTCGGACGGATCGTCTGTCATTTAGAAACTCGCATCATATTGTGAGCCGGGTAGTAAAGGAAGCGATGGCAGAGGGGCTGCGGGCAGACCAGATCAGTCTGGACCTCGTGAATCGCGCAGCTCGAGAAGTGATCGGAAAAGACTTGGTGATGACAGCAGAAGAGCTGAGTCTCGCGCTGGACCCGGTTCATTTCGTCAAGATCCGCAAGCTGCCGGGCGGCCCCAATGCCGAGGAGATCAAACGAATGATCGAAGTGCGCACCACTTCCTTGCAGTCAGATGCGAAATGGCTCGAACAGGAGAAGCAGGGCCGTGCGCAAATGTGGAAAGAGCTGGATCAGAGAATAGCTGATTGGAGTGTGGGGTAA